In the genome of Pan troglodytes isolate AG18354 chromosome 15, NHGRI_mPanTro3-v2.0_pri, whole genome shotgun sequence, one region contains:
- the EIF2B2 gene encoding translation initiation factor eIF2B subunit beta translates to MPGSAAKGSELSERIESFVETLKRGGGPRSSEEMARETLGLLRQIITDHHWSNAGELMELIRREGRRMTAAQPSETTVGNMVRRVLKIIREEYGRLHGRSDESDQQESLHKLLTSGGLNEDFSFHYAQLQSNIIEAINELLVELEGTTENIAAQALEHIHSNEVIMTIGFSRTVEAFLKEAARKRKFHVIVAECAPFCQGHEMAVNLSKAGIETTVMTDAAIFAVMSRVNKVIIGTKTILANGALRAVTGTHTLALAAKHHSTPLIVCAPMFKLSPQFPNEEDSFHKFVAPEEVLPFTEGDILEKVSVHCPVFDYVPPELITLFISNIGGNAPSYIYRLMSELYHPDDHVL, encoded by the exons ATGCCGGGATCCGCAGCGAAGGGCTCGGAGTTGTCAGAGAGGATCGAGAGCTTCGTGGAGACCCTGAAGCGGGGTGGTGGGCCGCGCAGCTCCGAGGAAATGGCTCGGGAGACCCTGGGGCTGCTGCGCCAGATCATCACGGACCACCACTGGAGCAACGCGG gggagctgatggagctgatcCGCAGAGAGGGCAGGAGGATGACGGCCGCTCAGCCCTCCGAGACCaccgtgggcaacatggtgcGGAGAGTGCTCAAGATTATCCGGGAGGAGTATGGCAG actccatgGACGCAGCGACGAGAGTGATCAGCAGGAGTCCCTGCACAAACTGTTGACATCCGGAGGCCTAAACGAGGATTTCAGCTTCCATTATGCCCAACTCCAGTCCAACATCATTGAGGCGATTAATGAGCTGCTAGTGGAGCTGG AAGGGACAACGGAGAACATTGCAGCCCAGGCTCTGGAGCACATTCACTCCAATGAGGTGATCATGACCATTGGCTTCTCCCGAACAGTAGAGGCCTTCCTCAAAGAGGCTGCCCGAAAGAGGAAATTCCATGTCATTGTAGCAGAGTGTGCTCCTTTCTGCCAG GGTCATGAAATGGCTGTGAATTTGTCCAAAGCAGGTATTGAGACAACTGTCATGACTGATGCTGCCATTTTTGCCGTTATGTCAAGAGTCAACAAG GTGATCATTGGCacgaagaccatcctggccaatgggGCCCTGAGAGCTGTGACAGGAACTCACACTCTGGCACTGGCAGCAAAACACCATTCCACCCCACTCATCGTCTGTGCACCTATGTTCAAACTTTCTCCACAG ttccCCAATGAAGAAGACTCATTTCATAAGTTTGTGGCTCCTGAAGAAGTCCTGCCATTCACAGAAG GGGACATTCTGGAGAAGGTCAGCGTGCATTGCCCTGTGTTTGACTACGTCCCCCCAGAGCTCATTACCCTCTTTATCTCCAACATTGGTGGGAATGCACCTTCCTACATCTACCGCCTGATGAGTGAACTCTACCATCCTGATGATCATGTTTTATGA